The following coding sequences are from one Oncorhynchus clarkii lewisi isolate Uvic-CL-2024 chromosome 20, UVic_Ocla_1.0, whole genome shotgun sequence window:
- the LOC139375721 gene encoding inward rectifier potassium channel 16-like gives MNNDYAEISPSDPSVDAYTTPLIAVKAEIGYQHEKRRYVRKDGNCNVVFRHVPEEWLMYVTDIFTTLVEIRWRVMFLIFTLSYTLSWLFFGILYWLIALANGDIKDPTNAPCMYEVRDFTAAFLFSLETQTTIGYGFRGMSENCMVAIIVVTVQDVISCFIDTFVIGIAVAEMASTRKLTQTVGFSNCAVINLRNGRLCLSWRIGDFRQHHMVEGMARAQIFRPTMHATGRVDINYKDLEIKQSDILLAIPTTIFHIIEPGTPLYRMSLEDLRKDDFELVVSFTYTDDSTGILHQTRTSYTPDEIHWGHLFQDMLNVNLKYYKVDYSMFHHTAKVLIPEVSAAEYDQIKLRRSPRHSPRHSPRHTPCHSPHHSPCPKRPSINCNPPMVTVELVNGTTEAEVHAAMAATIAAVCEDQGHLCLPRNPILT, from the coding sequence ATGAACAATGACTACGCAGAGATTAGTCCCTCTGATCCCTCTGTCGACGCCTACACCACTCCCCTGATCGCCGTGAAGGCCGAGATCGGCTACCAGCACGAGAAGCGTCGTTACGTCCGCAAAGATGGCAACTGCAATGTCGTGTTCCGCCATGTTCCTGAGGAGTGGCTCATGTACGTCACTGACATCTTCACTACGCTGGTGGAGATACGGTGGAGAGTTATGTTCCTCATCTTCACCCTCTCTTACACCCTCTCCTGGCTCTTCTTCGGCATCCTCTACTGGTTGATCGCCCTGGCTAACGGCGACATCAAGGACCCTACTAACGCCCCTTGTATGTACGAGGTGAGGGACTTCACCGCGGCTTTCCTATTCTCACTGGAGACCCAGACCACAATCGGTTATGGTTTTAGAGGGATGTCAGAGAACTGCATGGTGGCGATCATCGTCGTAACCGTGCAGGATGTCATCAGCTGTTTTATTGATACATTCGTCATCGGTATCGCTGTGGCAGAGATGGCATCGACACGGAAACTGACGCAAACAGTAGGCTTCAGCAACTGCGCTGTCATCAACTTGCGAAATGGGCGTTTGTGCCTGTCATGGAGGATCGGAGACTTCCGCCAACACCACATGGTGGAGGGGATGGCTCGTGCTCAAATCTTCCGCCCCACCATGCACGCCACTGGGAGGGTGGACATCAATTACAAGGACCTGGAAATCAAACAGAGTGATATCCTTTTAGCCATACCAACCACCATCTTCCACATTATTGAGCCCGGTACTCCACTCTACCGCATGAGCCTGGAGGATCTTCGGAAAGACGACTTTGAGCTGGTGGTGTCCTTCACCTACACAGACGACTCGACGGGCATCCTGCACCAGACTCGCACCTCCTACACACCCGACGAGATTCACTGGGGACATCTGTTCCAAGATATGCTGAATGTAAACCTGAAATACTACAAGGTAGACTACTCCATGTTCCACCACACTGCTAAGGTCCTGATTCCGGAGGTCAGCGCAGCAGAGTACGATCAAATTAAGCTTCGGCGTTCCCCGCGCCACTCCCCGCGCCACTCCCCGCGCCACACTCCGTGCCACTCCCCACACCACTCCCCGTGCCCCAAGCGCCCAAGCATTAATTGCAATCCCCCGATGGTGACTGTGGAACTGGTAAACGGCACCACAGAAGCTGAGGTACATGCAGCCATGGCTGCTACTATCGCAGCAGTTTGCGAGGACCAAGGACATTTGTGTCTTCCAAGGAACCCCATTCTGACGTAG